Proteins co-encoded in one Streptomyces sp. NBC_01283 genomic window:
- the prfB gene encoding peptide chain release factor 2: protein MAVVDVSEELKSLSSTMESIEAVLDLDKLRADIAVLEEQAAAPSLWDDPDAAQKITSKLSHLQAEVRKAEALRGRIDDLSVLFEMAEEEDDPDTRAEAETELTAVKKALDEMEVRTLLSGEYDAREALVTIRAEAGGVDASDFAEKLQRMYLRWAERHGYKTELYETSYAEEAGIKSTTFAVQVPYAYGTLSVEQGTHRLVRISPFDNQGRRQTSFAGVEILPVVEQTDHIEIDESELRIDVYRSSGPGGQGVNTTDSAVRLTHLPTGIVVSCQNERSQIQNKASAMNVLQAKLLERRRQEEQAKMNALKGDGGNSWGNQMRSYVLHPYQMVKDLRTECEVGNPESVFNGEIDGFLEAGIRWRKQQEK from the coding sequence GTGGCAGTCGTCGATGTATCCGAAGAGCTCAAGTCCCTCTCCTCGACCATGGAGTCGATCGAGGCCGTCCTGGACCTCGACAAGCTGAGGGCAGACATCGCCGTGCTCGAGGAGCAGGCGGCCGCGCCGTCCCTGTGGGACGACCCGGATGCGGCACAGAAGATCACCAGCAAGCTGAGCCACCTCCAGGCGGAGGTACGGAAGGCCGAGGCCCTGCGCGGGCGTATCGACGACCTCAGCGTGCTCTTCGAGATGGCCGAGGAGGAGGACGACCCGGACACCCGCGCCGAGGCCGAGACCGAGCTCACGGCCGTCAAGAAGGCGCTGGACGAGATGGAGGTCCGCACCCTCCTCTCCGGTGAGTACGACGCCCGTGAGGCGCTCGTCACCATCCGCGCGGAGGCCGGCGGCGTGGACGCCTCCGACTTCGCCGAGAAGCTGCAGCGCATGTACCTCCGCTGGGCCGAGCGCCACGGCTACAAGACGGAGCTCTACGAGACCTCGTACGCGGAAGAGGCCGGCATCAAGTCGACCACCTTCGCCGTCCAGGTCCCGTACGCGTACGGGACGCTCTCGGTCGAGCAGGGCACGCACCGTCTCGTCCGCATCTCGCCCTTCGACAACCAGGGCCGTCGCCAGACCTCCTTCGCCGGAGTCGAGATCCTCCCGGTCGTCGAGCAGACCGACCACATCGAGATCGACGAGTCCGAGCTCCGCATCGACGTCTACCGCTCGTCGGGCCCCGGCGGCCAGGGCGTCAACACGACCGACTCCGCGGTCCGCCTGACGCACCTCCCCACCGGCATCGTCGTCTCCTGTCAGAACGAGCGCTCGCAGATCCAGAACAAGGCGAGCGCGATGAACGTCCTCCAGGCCAAGCTCCTTGAGCGCCGCCGCCAGGAGGAGCAGGCGAAGATGAACGCCCTCAAGGGGGACGGCGGCAACTCCTGGGGCAACCAGATGCGTTCGTACGTCCTGCACCCGTACCAAATGGTCAAGGACCTGCGGACGGAGTGCGAGGTCGGTAACCCCGAGTCCGTTTTCAACGGCGAGATCGACGGTTTTCTCGAAGCGGGAATTCGCTGGCGCAAGCAGCAGGAGAAGTAA